The following DNA comes from Cellulophaga sp. HaHa_2_95.
TAGTAAGTATTTTCCGAGCAAAGGATTATATTTTGATGGCGATTTCCATTTCTATTTAGGATCATCCGATTTTACTAATAATTTCAGAGAATTTTCTATAGCACAATCTAAAATGGGCGTTGCTTTTCCTATTTTTAAAAACCTATCGCTGAATATTGAAACAGAAGGCGGTTTTAAATTGGGGACCTCCGCGGTTACGTCTTTTGATTTTGTTTTGGGTGGTTTTGGGGCGGCTAAAATAAATAATTTTATTCCTTTTTATGGATACGATTTTTTAAGCTTACCAGGAAACAGTTTTGTAAAAGGAATGATGAGATTGGATTATGAATTTACACCAAAAAATCATTTAATCTTTGCAGCTAATTATGCCAATGTAGATGATGATCTTTTTAGAACAGGAGAGTGGTTTAAAGAGCCCACTTATTCAGGTTATGGTGTAGGTTGTGGTTGGGAGTCGTTTGTTGGTCCCGTACAGGTGATTTACTCTTGGTCTCCAGAAAAATCTCAGTCCAATTTATTTTTTAGTGTAGGGTACTGGTTTTAAATAAGGCTAAATGGTTTGTTATTAATTTACTACAAAAGTTGGTCTTTAATTACGATATTTGTAAAATGCTACAATACAGAGTTGATATTACGGCGCATCTTCGAGCCATGTGGTAAAGCTATTTTTAATTCTTTCTTATAAGAAAGATAAAATAGTGTACACATACTTTTTATAAATCATTTCAAGATAAATATCATGGCAGCAGAAATAAAAAACCTAAAAGATTTAAAGAATACGGAATACTCGTTAAAAAAACTGTTTAAAGAAGCAGAGGATTTTCTTCCGCTACTAGGTACAGATTACGTGGAACTTTACGTGGGGAATGCAAAGCAATCTGCACATTATTATAAAACAGCCTTTGGGTTTCAGTCAGAAGCATATGCGGGTTTAGAGACAGGAGTTAAAGATCGTGTTTCCTATGTATTAAGGCAAGATAAGATCCGCTTGGTCTTAACAACTCCACTAGAAAAAGACGGTGAAATTAATAGGCACATTAATGAGCATGGTGACGGTGTAAAAATTGTTGCGCTATGGGTAGAAGATGCCACTAAGGCATTTGAAGAAACGACCAAGCGTGGGGCAAAACCATATTTAGAACCAACAAGAGAGGAAGATGAAAACGGACATGTAGTAAGATCGGGAGTGTATACTTATGGGGAAACGGTTCATTTATTTGTAGAACGTAAAAATTACAAAGGGCTTTTCTTGCCAGGATTTAGAAAATGGGAATCTCATTACAATCCGGCACCAACAGGAATCAAGTTTATTGATCATATTGTTGGTAACGTAGGTTGGAATGAAATGAACACGTGGTGTAAGTTTTATGGCGAAGTAATGGGCTTTGCTCAAATCGTTTCATTTGCAGATGATGATATTGCTACGGAGTATACAGCGCTTATGAGTAAGGTAATGAGCAATGGCAATGGTCGTGTGAAATTTCCAATAAACGAGCCTGCGAAAGGGAAAAAGAAATCGCAAATAGAAGAATATTTAGATTTTAATAATGGACCAGGGGTGCAGCATATGGCTTTGGCTACAGATGATATTGTTGCTACGGTATCGGCAATGAGAGATCGTGGGGTGGAGTTCTTATATGTTCCTGACGAGTATTATGATGATTTGTTAGAACGTGTGGGTGATATTGATGAAGATGTTGAGGTGCTTAAGAAGCATGGTATTCTAATAGATAGGGATGAAGAAGGGTACCTTTTACAATTATTTACGAAAACTATTGTAGATAGACCTACCCTATTTTTTGAAATTATTCAACGAAAAGGTGCGCAATCTTTTGGAGTAGGGAACTTTAAAGCACTTTTTGAGGCGATAGAAAGAGAGCAAGAAGCTAGAGGAACGCTCTAATTATGATCAATTTTCTTAATGAATTATTAATTTTTATCAGACTTCTATAAATTACTGTTAAGACTATAGTTAAAGTCCGTTAAAACTAATTTTAGAATAAAAGGTTTGTTTTAACTTTGTCATCAAATAAGGGGTGGTTCCCTTATT
Coding sequences within:
- the hppD gene encoding 4-hydroxyphenylpyruvate dioxygenase, translated to MAAEIKNLKDLKNTEYSLKKLFKEAEDFLPLLGTDYVELYVGNAKQSAHYYKTAFGFQSEAYAGLETGVKDRVSYVLRQDKIRLVLTTPLEKDGEINRHINEHGDGVKIVALWVEDATKAFEETTKRGAKPYLEPTREEDENGHVVRSGVYTYGETVHLFVERKNYKGLFLPGFRKWESHYNPAPTGIKFIDHIVGNVGWNEMNTWCKFYGEVMGFAQIVSFADDDIATEYTALMSKVMSNGNGRVKFPINEPAKGKKKSQIEEYLDFNNGPGVQHMALATDDIVATVSAMRDRGVEFLYVPDEYYDDLLERVGDIDEDVEVLKKHGILIDRDEEGYLLQLFTKTIVDRPTLFFEIIQRKGAQSFGVGNFKALFEAIEREQEARGTL